A window of the Streptomyces sp. NBC_01351 genome harbors these coding sequences:
- a CDS encoding RNA ligase (ATP) — MSTLRVTAEELTVHEHPNADALELAQVGLYRAVIAKGAYRTGEFALYIPEQSVLPAGLIEELGLTGRLAGSASDRVKAVRLRGELSQGLVCRPRALADVDLARAAGEGTDFAELLGITKWAPPVPTSMSGDVEAAPDLLPWVDIENLQRYPHIFEEGEPVVLTEKLHGTAGLFTYVAEGERALVTSKGFGAKGLALKEEERNLYWRAVRGHDVPAVAAKLAARLGASRVGIFGEVYGAGVQDLAYGTDVRTADTPPGYAVFDVSAEIDGQVRWLDPAEVLEDGELPLVPRLYEGPYDLDTVLELASGRETVSGKALHLREGVVIRPATERYSPVVGGRAIAKAVSPAYLTRKGGTEYE; from the coding sequence ATGTCCACCTTGAGAGTCACCGCCGAAGAGCTGACCGTCCACGAGCACCCGAACGCCGATGCGTTGGAACTGGCCCAAGTGGGCCTCTACCGTGCGGTGATCGCCAAGGGCGCCTACCGCACGGGTGAGTTCGCGCTGTACATACCCGAACAGTCCGTGTTGCCCGCCGGGCTGATCGAGGAGCTCGGCCTCACCGGCCGGCTCGCCGGCAGCGCCTCCGACCGGGTCAAGGCCGTCCGGCTGCGCGGCGAGCTCTCGCAGGGGCTGGTGTGCCGGCCGCGCGCGCTCGCCGACGTCGACCTGGCGAGGGCGGCCGGGGAGGGTACGGACTTCGCGGAGCTGCTCGGCATCACCAAATGGGCCCCGCCGGTGCCGACCAGCATGTCCGGGGACGTCGAAGCCGCCCCTGACCTGTTGCCGTGGGTGGACATCGAGAACCTCCAGAGGTACCCGCACATCTTCGAGGAGGGCGAGCCGGTCGTCCTCACCGAGAAGCTCCACGGCACCGCCGGGCTGTTCACGTACGTCGCCGAGGGCGAGCGGGCCCTGGTCACCTCCAAGGGCTTCGGCGCGAAGGGGCTGGCCCTCAAGGAGGAGGAGCGCAACCTCTACTGGCGGGCCGTCCGCGGTCACGACGTTCCCGCCGTCGCGGCGAAGCTCGCCGCCCGGCTCGGCGCGAGCAGGGTCGGCATCTTCGGCGAGGTGTACGGGGCCGGCGTCCAGGACCTCGCGTACGGAACGGACGTGCGCACCGCCGACACCCCGCCCGGCTACGCCGTCTTCGACGTGTCGGCCGAGATCGACGGACAGGTCCGGTGGCTGGACCCGGCCGAGGTGCTGGAGGACGGCGAACTGCCGCTGGTGCCGCGGCTGTACGAGGGCCCGTACGACCTCGACACCGTCCTGGAGCTGGCGAGCGGCCGGGAGACCGTCTCCGGCAAGGCCCTGCACCTGCGCGAGGGCGTCGTCATCCGGCCCGCGACGGAGCGGTACAGCCCGGTCGTGGGCGGCCGGGCCATCGCCAAGGCGGTCAGCCCGGCGTACCTGACCCGCAAGGGCGGCACCGAGTACGAGTGA
- a CDS encoding NADP-dependent oxidoreductase, translating to MRAMAYETYGGTEVLTETRLPLPKVAPGEVLVRVKCASVNPVDWKIMAGGLDGLMDVMYPAVPGWDVSGTVERVGIDAPEYAVGDEVFAYARKDYVHGGTFAEFVSVPVRCLAHKPASLDWAEAAAVPLAGLTAYQVLTRLGTGKDDTVLIHGAAGGVGSFAVQIARSLGARVIGTASPRNHERVRGLGAEPVEYGDGLADRVRALVPDGPTVVADFVGGVLAVTREVLHFDGRHASIADPTVTGSGGEWMWVRPIGSDLAALGRLADSGQLTVPIARTFPLAELAAAFELSQGGHTAGKIVIEV from the coding sequence ATGCGGGCGATGGCGTACGAGACGTACGGCGGGACGGAGGTGCTCACGGAGACCCGGCTGCCGCTGCCCAAGGTCGCGCCCGGTGAAGTCCTCGTCCGGGTGAAGTGCGCGTCCGTCAACCCCGTCGACTGGAAGATCATGGCGGGCGGGCTCGACGGCCTGATGGACGTCATGTACCCCGCGGTCCCCGGCTGGGACGTGTCCGGGACCGTCGAGCGGGTGGGCATCGACGCCCCCGAGTACGCCGTGGGCGACGAGGTGTTCGCGTACGCGCGCAAGGACTACGTGCACGGCGGGACCTTCGCGGAGTTCGTGTCCGTGCCGGTACGGTGCCTGGCGCACAAGCCCGCCTCGCTCGACTGGGCCGAGGCCGCCGCCGTCCCGCTCGCCGGGCTCACCGCGTACCAGGTGCTCACGCGGCTCGGCACCGGCAAGGACGACACCGTCCTCATCCACGGCGCGGCCGGCGGGGTCGGCTCCTTCGCCGTGCAGATCGCCCGCTCGCTGGGGGCGCGGGTCATCGGGACTGCCTCTCCCCGGAACCACGAGCGGGTCCGCGGGCTGGGTGCCGAGCCGGTGGAGTACGGGGACGGGCTCGCGGACCGGGTGCGGGCGCTGGTGCCCGACGGGCCGACGGTCGTCGCGGACTTCGTCGGCGGGGTCCTCGCCGTCACCCGGGAGGTCCTGCACTTCGACGGCCGGCACGCCTCCATCGCGGACCCCACGGTGACGGGCTCGGGCGGTGAATGGATGTGGGTCCGCCCGATCGGCAGCGACCTGGCCGCGCTGGGGCGGCTCGCCGACAGCGGGCAGCTGACGGTGCCGATCGCCAGGACGTTTCCGCTGGCGGAGCTGGCGGCGGCCTTCGAACTGAGCCAGGGCGGACACACGGCGGGCAAGATCGTCATCGAGGTCTGA
- a CDS encoding poly(A) polymerase, which produces MRTSEQLYHQVRWDPRFDPARFVLGLLQRGAAPKRVPLPSFVPGGDIPWHRVLFVEADGELVWDRASGVDRIDLTGAGRVRDPRLLRAPFFTARTPHAWDPADGGAWRPAEARSAADSPAVVRLLTWNTLWDRYDAPRIDTARRRPLLLAELAAADADVIALQEVEPRLLDMLLAADWVRAGYTVGTDPRGRDVAECGLLLLSRLPVREAGLHMLRPHKGVAAVTVDTAGGPLVVAATHLTSDHTEGGDLRREAELARLAEGLGGIDAGVALLGDFNDGRSGAEGPAAALGMRDAWNDVHGAADDTPTFDPTANPLAAVGSLTGRSSRLDRILLRPAGARVTRAALRGNTPDPEGLFASDHYGVEATLEFGTADTGLDVPATARTAVAWLPPQLPASINELRTQHDPRSTRWPAHVNLLFGFVPESSFTEALPLLAEVATRTQPFDARLEGVYEFGHREEATLWLDPSAAGDAPWQELHRALSDRFPGCRGRAEGYTPHLTLGRSRDPRRAAAEFAARIGGGLSARVGELAVLSRRGDGPMEVRATVALGTGKVHRMPEPKHEASGPTPPDDHAESVTARLRTALGSTTQLHIAGSRRMGCALPEADLDLVAALPGTADPAELRQRVAAALPEARRLREVTGARVPGLRFRVGALDVDLVAVATGSHDPAHAVARRAELGEAAAVALSSVSDADAVRGFVGAEHEAFTHLARRVKAWSRARGLDSAPFGGLPGIAWSILAARTVRESTDRSPAPLLLEFFGSWAAWDWRDPITLSPAVPPSPPTPVTVLTPSRPHRSCTTQVNPAMRELLVRELYEAWELLSADPTASTTAPPPLHRRHAAWAVVTVRTAPTAEFDETLGRVRGRLRALLTSLEEAGSTEAHAWPRPFESAPGLARYAIGLGPTPLDAARLASLSTPWSRGLPGVEVTHAAGGEVPSLH; this is translated from the coding sequence ATGCGCACCAGCGAGCAGCTGTACCACCAGGTCCGCTGGGACCCCCGGTTCGACCCGGCACGCTTCGTGCTCGGGCTGCTCCAGCGCGGGGCCGCGCCGAAGCGGGTCCCGCTGCCGTCCTTCGTGCCCGGCGGGGACATCCCGTGGCACCGGGTGCTGTTCGTCGAGGCGGACGGCGAGCTGGTGTGGGACCGGGCCTCCGGCGTGGACCGGATCGACCTGACCGGGGCGGGCCGGGTCCGCGATCCGCGCCTGCTGCGGGCGCCGTTCTTCACCGCTCGCACCCCGCACGCGTGGGACCCCGCGGACGGCGGCGCCTGGCGACCGGCCGAGGCCCGGAGCGCGGCGGACTCCCCCGCCGTCGTACGGCTGCTCACCTGGAACACCCTCTGGGACCGCTACGACGCCCCGCGCATCGACACGGCCCGGCGCAGGCCGCTCCTGCTGGCCGAGCTGGCGGCCGCCGATGCCGATGTCATCGCCCTCCAGGAGGTCGAGCCCCGGCTGCTGGACATGCTGCTCGCCGCTGACTGGGTGCGCGCCGGGTACACCGTCGGTACGGATCCGCGCGGCCGGGACGTCGCCGAGTGCGGGCTTCTGCTGCTCAGCCGACTGCCGGTGCGAGAGGCCGGCCTGCACATGCTCCGCCCGCACAAGGGCGTCGCGGCGGTCACGGTGGACACCGCCGGCGGCCCGCTGGTCGTCGCCGCCACCCACCTGACCAGCGACCACACCGAAGGCGGGGACCTCCGACGGGAGGCCGAACTGGCCCGGCTGGCCGAGGGGTTGGGTGGCATCGACGCGGGCGTGGCACTGCTGGGCGACTTCAACGACGGGCGCTCCGGCGCCGAGGGACCCGCGGCCGCGCTCGGCATGCGGGACGCATGGAACGACGTACACGGCGCCGCCGACGACACCCCGACCTTCGATCCGACGGCCAATCCCCTGGCCGCCGTCGGCTCCCTGACCGGGCGGTCGTCCCGCCTGGACCGGATCCTGCTGCGACCGGCCGGGGCCCGGGTGACGCGGGCGGCCCTGCGCGGCAACACTCCGGACCCGGAAGGCCTGTTCGCCTCCGACCACTACGGGGTGGAGGCGACACTGGAGTTCGGAACGGCGGACACCGGCCTCGACGTCCCGGCGACAGCACGCACGGCAGTAGCCTGGCTTCCACCACAACTACCCGCTTCCATAAACGAATTGCGAACCCAGCACGACCCACGATCCACGCGCTGGCCCGCACACGTGAACCTGCTCTTCGGCTTCGTCCCGGAGTCCTCCTTCACCGAGGCCCTCCCCCTGCTGGCGGAAGTGGCAACCAGGACCCAGCCGTTCGACGCCCGACTGGAGGGCGTGTACGAGTTCGGACACCGCGAGGAGGCCACGCTCTGGCTGGACCCCTCGGCGGCCGGTGACGCACCGTGGCAGGAACTCCACCGAGCCCTGAGCGACCGCTTCCCGGGCTGCCGGGGCCGCGCCGAGGGCTACACCCCGCACCTGACACTGGGCCGCAGCCGGGATCCCCGGCGGGCCGCCGCGGAGTTCGCCGCCCGGATCGGCGGCGGGCTGTCCGCGCGGGTCGGGGAGCTGGCCGTGCTCTCGCGCCGCGGGGACGGGCCGATGGAGGTACGGGCCACCGTGGCGCTCGGGACCGGCAAGGTCCACCGGATGCCGGAACCGAAGCACGAGGCATCTGGCCCGACGCCCCCCGACGACCACGCCGAGTCGGTGACGGCACGCCTACGAACAGCCCTCGGCAGCACCACACAGCTCCACATCGCCGGATCCCGGCGGATGGGCTGCGCGCTGCCGGAGGCGGACCTGGACCTGGTGGCGGCCCTGCCGGGCACGGCCGACCCCGCCGAGCTACGACAGCGGGTGGCCGCAGCGCTGCCGGAGGCCCGCCGCCTGCGCGAGGTGACCGGTGCTCGCGTGCCGGGGCTGCGGTTCCGCGTCGGGGCGCTGGACGTGGACCTGGTGGCCGTCGCCACCGGCTCGCACGACCCCGCGCACGCGGTGGCGCGGCGCGCGGAACTGGGCGAGGCCGCGGCCGTCGCGCTGAGCTCGGTGAGCGACGCCGATGCGGTACGGGGCTTCGTGGGCGCGGAGCACGAGGCGTTCACCCACCTCGCCCGCCGCGTGAAGGCCTGGTCCCGGGCGCGCGGCCTGGACTCGGCGCCGTTCGGCGGGCTCCCTGGAATCGCCTGGTCCATACTGGCGGCCCGCACGGTCCGGGAGAGCACCGACCGCTCCCCCGCCCCCCTGCTCCTGGAGTTCTTCGGCTCCTGGGCGGCCTGGGACTGGCGCGACCCCATCACCCTGTCCCCGGCCGTCCCCCCTTCCCCACCGACCCCGGTCACGGTCCTCACCCCGTCCCGCCCTCATCGCAGTTGCACGACCCAAGTGAACCCGGCCATGCGGGAGCTACTGGTCCGGGAGCTGTACGAGGCGTGGGAGCTCCTCTCCGCCGACCCCACCGCCTCCACCACCGCCCCGCCTCCGCTCCACCGCAGGCACGCCGCGTGGGCGGTGGTGACCGTACGGACCGCTCCCACGGCAGAGTTCGACGAAACCCTGGGCCGCGTGCGCGGCAGGCTGCGTGCACTCCTCACCTCTCTGGAGGAAGCCGGGTCCACCGAGGCGCACGCCTGGCCCCGCCCCTTCGAGTCCGCCCCGGGCCTGGCCCGCTACGCGATCGGCCTCGGCCCCACGCCCCTGGACGCGGCCCGACTCGCCTCCCTGTCCACTCCCTGGTCGCGGGGCCTGCCGGGCGTCGAGGTCACCCACGCCGCGGGCGGCGAGGTCCCGAGCCTCCACTGA